The following are encoded together in the Candidatus Thermoplasmatota archaeon genome:
- the cutA gene encoding divalent-cation tolerance protein CutA, protein MNYIMVFCTCEKEEAERIAKTLTEEKLVACISMSDVKSFFWWNKKVEEKKEVILVMKSREDMWASIKDRIKEMHSYEIPEIVAVPVKYGLYDYFNWIDEIVGEK, encoded by the coding sequence ATGAATTACATAATGGTTTTCTGCACATGCGAGAAGGAAGAGGCAGAGAGAATTGCAAAAACTCTTACTGAAGAAAAGTTGGTTGCCTGTATCAGTATGTCCGATGTTAAATCCTTTTTCTGGTGGAACAAAAAGGTAGAAGAAAAAAAAGAAGTTATTCTTGTAATGAAATCTAGAGAGGATATGTGGGCCAGCATAAAGGATAGGATAAAGGAAATGCACAGTTATGAAATACCCGAAATAGTTGCCGTGCCAGTTAAGTACGGGCTGTATGATTATTTCAATTGGATAGATGAAATCGTGGGTGAAAAATGA
- a CDS encoding Ig-like domain-containing protein, with the protein MTISGIVNIQETASDDISVKKVEIKIGNGNWTVVNETTTWNYTWDTTGFDNGDYIVQARAYDGHEYSNIDVITVKVNNKKGGIPGFEFIALIAAMAAVLLWKKKE; encoded by the coding sequence ATGACCATTTCTGGAATTGTTAACATTCAGGAAACGGCAAGCGACGATATTTCTGTTAAAAAAGTGGAAATAAAAATCGGCAATGGAAACTGGACAGTTGTTAATGAAACAACAACATGGAACTACACGTGGGATACAACTGGCTTTGACAATGGAGATTATATTGTACAAGCAAGGGCATATGATGGACATGAATATTCAAACATTGACGTAATAACGGTGAAAGTGAATAACAAAAAAGGTGGCATCCCTGGCTTTGAATTTATCGCTTTGATTGCGGCTATGGCTGCTGTGCTACTGTGGAAGAAAAAAGAATAG